The following coding sequences are from one Macaca mulatta isolate MMU2019108-1 chromosome 7, T2T-MMU8v2.0, whole genome shotgun sequence window:
- the FAM98B gene encoding protein FAM98B codes for MRGPEPGPEPTMEGDVLDTLEALGYKGPLLEEQALTKAAEGGLSSPEFSELCIWLGSQIKSLCNLEESITSAGRDDLESFQLEISGFLKEMACPYSVLISGDIKDRLKKKEDCLKLLLFLSTELQASQILQNKKHKNSQLDKNSDIYQEVQAMFDTLGIPKSTTSDIPHMLNQVESKVKDILSKVQKNHVGKPLLKIDLTSEQAEQLERINDALSCEYECRRRMLMKRLDVTVQSFGWSDRAKVKTDDIARIYQPKRYALSPKTTVTMAHLLAAREDLSKIIRTSSGTSREKTACAINKVLMGRVPDRGGRPNEIEPPPPEMPPWQKRQEGGGGRGGWGGGGGGGGRGGGGGGGGRGGWGSGGGWGGGGGGGGGGGWGGGGGGGRGGFQGRGDYGGRGGYGGRGGYGGRGYGDPYGGGGGGGGGGYRRY; via the exons gtATAAAGGACCATTGTTAGAAGAGCAAGCCCTTACGAAGGCAGCAGAGGGTGGATTATCTTCACCTGAATTTTCAGAGCTCTGTATTTGGTTAGGCTCTCAAATAAAATCATTATGCAACTTGGAAGAAAGTATCACGTCTGCTG gaagagatgatCTAGAGAGCTTCCAGCTTGAGATAagtggctttttaaaagaaatggcaTGTCCATATTCTGTACTCATATCAGGAGATATTAAAGATCgtttaaaaaagaaggaggacTGTTTGAAACTTCTAT tatttttaagtacagaacTTCAAGCTTCACAGATACTACAgaacaagaaacataaaaattctcAATTAGATAAAAATAGTGACATTTATCAGGAAGTTCAAGCTATGTTTGATACACTTGGTATACCCAAGTCAACAACTTCTGACATTCCGCATATGCTAAACCAAGTGGAATCAAAG GTGAAAGATATTCTCTCAAAGGTCCAGAAAAATCATGTGGGAAAACCACTGCTGAAAATTGATTTAACTTCAGAACAGGCG GAACaacttgaaagaataaatgatgcTCTTTCCTGTGAATATGAGTGCCGCCGGCGAATGTTAATGAAACGATTAGATGTGACTGTACAGTCCTTTGGATGGTCTGATAGAGCAAAG GTAAAAACAGATGATATAGCAAGAATTTATCAGCCTAAACGTTATGCTTTGTCACCCAAGACAACAGTTACAATGGCACATCTACTTGCTGCTCGTGAAGATCTATCCAAGATCATTAGGACAAGTAGTGGCACCAGCCGGGAGAAGACCGCATGTGCCATCAATAAG GTGCTGATGGGAAGGGTGCCTGACAGGGGAGGCCGGCCGAATGAAATTGAACCACCACCCCCAGAAATGCCCCCTTGGCAAAAGAGACAAGAAGGCGGCGGTGGAAGGGGTggttggggtggtggtggtggaggtggtggtagaggaggtggtgggggtgggggtggaagagGTGGCTGGGGGAGTGGAGGAGGTtggggaggtggtgggggagggggagggggaggagggtgggggggaggaggaggaggtggtagAGGAGGTTTCCAAGGCAGGGGAGATTATGGTGGAAGAGGGGGTTATGGTGGAAGAGGGGGCTATGGTGGAAGAGGCTACGGAGATCCAtatggaggaggaggtggtggtggtggtggtggatatAGAAgatactaa